A stretch of the Marivirga tractuosa DSM 4126 genome encodes the following:
- the rpoC gene encoding DNA-directed RNA polymerase subunit beta' produces MAFKKNKKINTDFSKITISLASPESILESSHGEVTQPETINYRTYKPEMGGLFCERIFGPVKDWECHCGKYKRIRYKGIICDRCGVEVTEKKVRRERMGHIELVVPVAHIWYFKSLPNKIGYLLGLPTKKLDQIIYYERYVVIQPGTKEEDGIAYMDFLTEDEYLDILDKLPAENQKLDDDDPNKFIAKMGAEALDMLLARIQLDELSYELRHQAATDTSQQRKAEALKRLRVVEAFRDARTRIENRPEWMIIRMVPVIPPELRPLVPLDGGRFATSDLNDLYRRVIIRNNRLKRLIDIKAPEVILRNEKRMLQEAVDSLFDNSRKVNAVRSDGNRALKSLSDMLKGKQGRFRQNLLGKRVDYSGRSVIVVGPELKMHECGLPKNMAAELFKPFIIRKLIERGIVKTVKSAKKIVDRKDPVVWDILENVMKGHPVLLNRAPTLHRLGIQAFQPKLIEGKAIQLHPLACTAFNADFDGDQMAVHVPLGHEAILEASTLMLSSHNILNPANGAPITVPSQDMVLGLYYVSKGRKSTKEEPVLGEGKRFYSSEEVIIAINEKQLSKHANIKLRTKVRDADGELETKIIDTVAGRVIFNESVPEEVGYIDQLLTKKNLQGIIAHVYKLAGSAKTANFLDNIKELGFQMAYKGGLSMGLGDIMVPEVKDTLVEQAKEEVDAVWNNYLMGLITDNERYNQVIDIWTRINSQLTNTLMQQLEEDNQGFNSIYMMMHSGARGSREQIRQLGGMRGLMAKPQKNLAGSVGGIIENPILSNFREGLDVIEYFISTHGARKGLADTALKTADAGYLTRRLVDVAQDVVVNDVDCGTLRGLNVSALKDNDEIVESLAERILGRVSVHDVYHPQTEELIVSSGETITDEICDKIDEALIEEVEIRSVLTCETRQGVCSKCYGRNLATSKIAQKGDSVGVIAAQSIGEPGTQLTLRTFHVGGTASNIAVEATIKAKTAGIVEFEDLRAIQSTDDEGESRTVVMGRSGEIKIIDPKSKKVLMSNHVPYSATLKVKEGEKVDKDQELCFWDPYNAVILSEFEGVTEFESIEEGVTYKEESDEQTGHREKVIIDTKDKTKNPAVIVNTKGQDPKTYNIPVGAHLSVDEGATIKPGQILAKIPRSTSKSKDITGGLPRVTELFEARNPSNPAVVSEIDGVVTFGGIKRGNREIFIESKDGVKKRYLVSLSKHILVQDNDFVKAGYALSDGATTPSDILSIKGPTAVQEYIVNEIQEVYRLQGVKINDKHIEVIVRQMMQKVQVLESGDTTFLPNQVVDRFVFREENDRVLDMKVVTDAGDSPNLKPGQIISARKLRDENSTLKRKDLKLVKTRDAEPAVSKPTLQGITQSSLGTESFISAASFQETTKVLSEASIRGKADHLNGLKENVIVGHLIPAGTGLTDWSEMIVGSKDELDSMKESKVKEEKTEA; encoded by the coding sequence ATGGCGTTCAAAAAAAATAAAAAAATCAACACTGACTTTTCTAAAATCACCATTAGTTTGGCTTCTCCAGAATCTATTTTGGAAAGCTCTCATGGTGAAGTCACTCAGCCTGAAACCATTAATTACCGAACTTATAAGCCGGAAATGGGTGGTTTATTCTGCGAAAGAATATTTGGGCCTGTTAAAGACTGGGAATGTCATTGTGGAAAATATAAAAGAATCAGATACAAAGGCATCATTTGCGATAGGTGCGGTGTTGAAGTAACTGAGAAAAAAGTTCGTAGAGAGAGAATGGGCCATATCGAATTGGTTGTGCCTGTAGCTCATATTTGGTATTTCAAGTCTTTACCGAACAAAATCGGATATCTTTTAGGCTTACCAACCAAAAAGCTTGATCAGATCATCTATTACGAAAGATATGTAGTAATCCAGCCAGGTACTAAAGAAGAAGACGGAATAGCGTACATGGATTTCCTAACGGAAGATGAGTATTTAGATATTTTGGATAAGCTTCCTGCAGAAAATCAGAAGTTAGACGATGACGATCCAAACAAATTCATCGCCAAAATGGGTGCTGAAGCGTTGGATATGTTATTAGCTAGAATCCAACTGGATGAACTTTCTTACGAATTAAGACATCAAGCGGCTACGGATACTTCTCAACAAAGAAAAGCAGAAGCTTTAAAAAGATTGAGAGTAGTAGAAGCTTTCCGTGATGCTAGAACAAGAATTGAAAACCGTCCGGAATGGATGATTATCAGAATGGTGCCAGTTATTCCACCGGAATTGAGACCTTTAGTGCCTCTTGATGGTGGTAGATTTGCTACTTCTGACTTAAATGATTTATATAGAAGAGTTATTATCAGAAACAATCGTTTGAAACGGTTGATCGATATCAAAGCTCCTGAAGTTATCCTTAGAAATGAGAAAAGGATGTTACAGGAAGCAGTTGATTCTTTGTTTGATAACTCTAGAAAAGTAAATGCAGTAAGATCTGATGGAAACAGAGCCCTGAAATCACTTTCAGATATGCTGAAAGGGAAACAAGGTAGATTCCGTCAAAACTTATTAGGTAAAAGGGTTGATTATTCTGGTCGTTCAGTAATTGTTGTAGGACCTGAATTGAAAATGCACGAATGTGGCTTGCCTAAGAATATGGCAGCTGAGCTTTTTAAACCTTTTATTATTAGAAAATTAATCGAAAGGGGAATTGTTAAAACTGTTAAGTCTGCTAAAAAGATTGTTGACAGAAAAGACCCTGTGGTTTGGGATATTTTGGAGAACGTAATGAAAGGACATCCTGTGTTATTAAACAGGGCTCCAACACTTCACCGTTTAGGTATCCAAGCTTTCCAACCAAAATTGATTGAAGGTAAAGCAATTCAGTTACACCCATTAGCGTGTACTGCTTTTAATGCCGATTTTGATGGTGACCAAATGGCGGTTCACGTTCCACTAGGGCATGAAGCGATATTGGAAGCTTCAACTTTAATGCTTTCTTCTCATAATATATTAAATCCGGCTAACGGAGCACCTATTACTGTACCTTCACAGGATATGGTTTTGGGTCTCTATTATGTTTCTAAAGGAAGAAAATCTACCAAAGAAGAACCAGTATTAGGTGAAGGTAAGAGATTTTACAGCTCAGAAGAAGTAATTATTGCTATCAATGAGAAGCAACTTTCTAAGCACGCCAATATTAAGTTAAGAACTAAGGTTCGTGATGCGGATGGTGAATTGGAAACAAAAATTATTGATACTGTAGCCGGACGAGTAATATTTAATGAAAGTGTGCCTGAAGAGGTGGGTTACATCGATCAATTATTAACTAAGAAGAATCTTCAAGGTATAATTGCCCACGTGTATAAGCTAGCAGGATCTGCTAAAACAGCTAATTTCTTAGATAACATCAAGGAATTAGGATTTCAGATGGCTTATAAAGGTGGTCTTTCAATGGGACTTGGCGATATTATGGTTCCTGAAGTTAAAGATACTTTAGTGGAGCAAGCTAAAGAAGAGGTTGATGCAGTTTGGAATAATTACTTGATGGGTCTTATCACTGATAATGAGCGTTATAATCAGGTAATTGATATTTGGACTAGAATCAACTCTCAATTGACTAATACCTTGATGCAACAATTAGAAGAGGATAATCAAGGTTTTAATTCTATCTATATGATGATGCACTCGGGAGCCCGTGGTTCAAGAGAGCAAATTCGTCAGCTGGGTGGTATGAGAGGGTTGATGGCTAAGCCACAGAAAAACCTTGCAGGCTCAGTAGGAGGTATTATTGAAAACCCAATTTTATCTAACTTCCGTGAAGGATTAGATGTTATTGAGTACTTTATCTCTACTCACGGTGCTAGAAAAGGTCTTGCCGATACTGCACTGAAAACTGCCGATGCGGGTTACTTAACCAGAAGACTTGTTGACGTTGCACAAGATGTTGTAGTAAACGATGTTGATTGTGGAACTTTGAGAGGATTGAATGTTTCAGCATTAAAAGATAATGATGAAATAGTAGAGTCATTAGCTGAGCGTATCCTGGGTAGAGTGAGTGTGCATGATGTGTATCATCCACAAACAGAAGAATTAATAGTTTCGTCAGGTGAAACAATCACTGATGAGATTTGTGATAAAATAGATGAAGCTTTAATAGAAGAAGTTGAAATCAGATCTGTATTAACTTGTGAAACTCGTCAAGGAGTGTGTAGCAAGTGTTATGGTAGAAACTTAGCAACCTCTAAGATTGCTCAAAAAGGTGATTCAGTTGGTGTAATTGCAGCACAGTCAATTGGTGAGCCAGGTACTCAGTTAACATTGAGAACCTTCCACGTTGGGGGTACGGCCTCTAACATTGCTGTTGAAGCTACAATTAAAGCTAAAACTGCTGGTATCGTAGAATTCGAAGATTTGAGAGCAATCCAATCTACCGATGATGAAGGTGAGTCAAGAACAGTTGTAATGGGAAGATCTGGTGAAATCAAGATCATCGATCCAAAAAGCAAAAAGGTATTGATGAGTAATCACGTTCCTTACAGTGCCACACTGAAAGTTAAAGAAGGAGAAAAAGTTGATAAAGATCAGGAATTATGTTTCTGGGATCCTTATAATGCTGTAATTCTCTCTGAATTTGAAGGAGTTACTGAATTCGAAAGTATTGAAGAAGGTGTTACTTACAAAGAAGAATCTGATGAACAAACAGGACACAGAGAGAAGGTTATTATCGATACAAAAGATAAGACCAAGAACCCTGCTGTTATTGTAAATACAAAAGGTCAAGATCCTAAAACTTATAATATTCCTGTAGGTGCTCACTTGTCAGTTGACGAAGGGGCTACCATCAAACCAGGACAGATTTTGGCTAAGATTCCTCGATCAACAAGTAAATCTAAAGATATTACAGGGGGTCTTCCTCGAGTAACGGAATTATTTGAAGCAAGAAATCCTTCAAATCCAGCAGTAGTATCTGAGATTGATGGTGTTGTGACTTTTGGAGGTATCAAGAGAGGTAACAGAGAGATTTTCATTGAATCTAAGGATGGTGTTAAGAAAAGATACTTAGTTTCTCTATCTAAGCACATTCTAGTTCAAGATAATGACTTTGTAAAAGCAGGTTATGCGCTATCTGATGGTGCTACTACGCCTTCTGATATCTTGTCTATTAAAGGGCCGACTGCTGTTCAGGAGTATATTGTAAATGAAATTCAGGAAGTTTATCGATTACAAGGTGTGAAGATCAATGATAAACACATCGAAGTTATCGTTAGACAAATGATGCAGAAGGTTCAAGTGTTAGAGTCTGGTGACACCACTTTCTTGCCCAACCAAGTTGTAGACCGCTTTGTATTCAGAGAGGAAAATGATAGAGTGTTGGATATGAAAGTTGTAACCGATGCGGGTGATTCACCTAACTTGAAACCAGGTCAAATCATTTCAGCTAGAAAGTTAAGAGATGAAAATTCTACTTTGAAAAGAAAAGACTTGAAGCTTGTGAAGACAAGAGATGCTGAGCCGGCCGTTTCTAAACCAACGTTGCAAGGTATTACGCAATCATCTTTAGGAACTGAAAGCTTTATTTCAGCTGCGTCATTCCAGGAGACTACAAAAGTGCTAAGCGAAGCCTCAATTAGAGGTAAAGCAGATCATTTGAATGGTCTTAAAGAAAATGTAATTGTTGGGCACTTAATCCCTGCAGGTACTGGATTGACTGACTGGAGTGAAATGATTGTTGGCTCTAAAGATGAGCTTGATAGCATGAAGGAAAGTAAAGTAAAAGAAGAAAAGACTGAAGCTTAA
- a CDS encoding DUF3467 domain-containing protein, with protein MEEKKGNKKQQNQINIELPDDVAEGVYANLAMVAHSNSEFVIDFIRLMPGVPKAKVKSRVVVTPEHAKRLLNALKDNISKYENNFGPIKQSEESPKFPMNFGSNVGEA; from the coding sequence ATGGAGGAAAAAAAAGGTAATAAGAAACAACAAAACCAAATCAATATTGAACTGCCTGATGATGTAGCGGAAGGAGTTTATGCAAATTTGGCAATGGTTGCGCACTCAAACAGTGAATTTGTGATTGACTTCATCAGGTTGATGCCTGGTGTGCCAAAAGCAAAGGTGAAATCTAGAGTTGTAGTAACTCCAGAGCATGCCAAAAGGCTGTTGAATGCTTTAAAGGACAATATTAGTAAGTATGAAAATAATTTTGGTCCAATAAAGCAGTCCGAGGAATCGCCTAAATTCCCTATGAATTTTGGTTCAAATGTTGGAGAAGCTTAA
- the rpsL gene encoding 30S ribosomal protein S12 — MPTIQQLVKKGRKKLTSKSKSPALDSCPQRRGVCTRVYTTTPKKPNSAMRKVARVRLTNQKEVNAYIPGEGHNLQEHSIVLIRGGRVKDLPGVRYHIIRGALDTAGVNGRTQRRSKYGAKRPKK, encoded by the coding sequence ATGCCTACTATACAACAATTAGTTAAAAAGGGTAGAAAGAAATTGACTTCAAAGTCAAAATCTCCTGCTTTGGATTCTTGCCCACAAAGAAGGGGTGTATGTACTCGTGTTTATACCACCACTCCAAAAAAGCCAAACTCAGCAATGAGAAAAGTGGCTAGGGTTAGGTTGACCAATCAAAAAGAAGTGAACGCTTATATCCCAGGTGAAGGTCACAACCTTCAAGAGCATTCTATAGTGTTAATCAGGGGTGGAAGAGTGAAAGATTTGCCTGGTGTGAGATATCACATCATTAGAGGCGCATTGGATACTGCCGGTGTAAATGGGCGTACTCAAAGAAGATCAAAATATGGAGCAAAAAGACCTAAGAAATAA
- the rpsG gene encoding 30S ribosomal protein S7, translated as MRKAKPKKRYILPDPKFGDTLVTKFVNYLMVDGKKSIAYSIFYEALEMAEEKTKENGLEVWKKALSNISPAVEVKSRRVGGATFQVPLEVRPERKVSLGIKWMITFARKRGEKTMTERLAGEIIAASKGEGAAIKKKDDTHRMAEANKAFSHFRF; from the coding sequence ATGAGGAAAGCAAAACCTAAAAAACGATATATTCTTCCAGATCCTAAATTTGGAGATACCTTAGTTACAAAATTTGTTAACTATTTAATGGTAGACGGAAAGAAAAGTATTGCCTACAGCATTTTTTATGAAGCCTTAGAAATGGCAGAAGAAAAAACAAAGGAGAATGGATTAGAAGTTTGGAAAAAAGCTTTATCTAATATTTCTCCTGCAGTTGAGGTGAAAAGTAGAAGAGTTGGTGGGGCTACATTCCAAGTACCTCTTGAAGTTCGTCCTGAAAGAAAAGTATCTCTTGGGATTAAGTGGATGATTACTTTCGCAAGAAAAAGAGGTGAAAAAACCATGACAGAACGTTTAGCTGGTGAAATCATCGCTGCTTCCAAAGGTGAAGGAGCTGCTATCAAAAAGAAAGATGATACGCACCGTATGGCTGAAGCAAATAAAGCATTTTCTCATTTTAGATTTTAA